Proteins encoded in a region of the Mycoplasma feriruminatoris genome:
- a CDS encoding lipoate--protein ligase yields the protein MINLLISKYHDPAMNLAIEEYLTYHYKAKDPIVFFWQNANTIVVGRNQNAFAEVNLEAAQKDNVKIVKRNTGGGTVYQDLGNVCYSLIVDNSTDDVDYQKALQPIITYLNQKNINAMFSGRNDMVIDGYKVSGNAQLKTNEKTLVHGTLLFDVDLSKMPKYLVVDPEKLKHQQIRSKPARVRNIKEFFKDINIDIDLNTFINDVVSSYVKNEKIKWIELTDQEKQYIQSRKESKFDQWDWTFGKNTVFSLVKKQYLESKGFITLNLDVNDGIITNIKIYGDFLGTQGTEELEAKLIGVKFNKKDIENVLNQFDLEAIFAKNFTSDDITNLLFN from the coding sequence ATGATTAACTTGTTGATTTCTAAGTATCACGATCCTGCAATGAATTTAGCAATCGAAGAATATTTAACTTATCACTATAAAGCAAAAGACCCTATTGTATTTTTCTGACAAAATGCTAATACTATAGTAGTTGGAAGAAATCAAAACGCTTTTGCTGAAGTTAACTTAGAGGCTGCTCAAAAAGATAACGTTAAGATTGTTAAAAGAAATACAGGTGGAGGAACTGTTTATCAAGATTTAGGTAATGTTTGTTATTCTTTAATTGTTGATAATTCAACTGATGATGTTGATTATCAAAAAGCGTTGCAACCTATTATTACTTATTTAAATCAAAAAAATATTAATGCAATGTTTTCTGGAAGAAATGACATGGTAATTGATGGTTATAAAGTTTCAGGAAACGCTCAATTAAAAACTAATGAAAAAACACTAGTTCATGGTACATTATTATTTGATGTTGATTTATCTAAAATGCCTAAATATTTAGTTGTTGATCCAGAAAAACTAAAACATCAACAAATCAGATCAAAACCTGCCAGAGTTAGAAATATAAAAGAATTTTTCAAAGATATTAATATAGATATTGATTTAAATACTTTTATTAATGATGTAGTTAGTTCATATGTAAAAAATGAAAAAATTAAATGAATTGAGTTAACTGATCAAGAAAAACAATACATTCAGTCAAGAAAAGAATCTAAGTTTGATCAATGAGACTGAACATTTGGAAAAAATACTGTATTTTCTCTAGTTAAAAAACAATACCTTGAATCTAAAGGGTTTATTACCTTAAACTTAGATGTCAATGATGGAATTATTACTAACATTAAAATTTATGGTGATTTTTTAGGAACTCAAGGAACTGAAGAATTAGAAGCAAAATTAATTGGAGTTAAGTTTAATAAAAAAGACATTGAAAATGTTTTAAATCAATTTGACTTAGAAGCAATTTTTGCTAAGAATTTTACAAGTGATGATATCACCAACTTATTATTTAATTAA
- a CDS encoding FAD-dependent oxidoreductase, whose protein sequence is MKVIVLGTNHAGTTAVRTLKRLDPTCEVTTYDKNDAISFLGCGIALWVKGEVKDPNMLFYATPEILRSEGVNVFMNHEVLSVDDKNKTVSVKDLKTGEIKVDNYDKLIVATGTWPLIPPIPGIDLEGVQICKNYHHAKKILEHNLDKSYKKIAVVGAGYIGVELVEAFNEYGKDVTLIDVANRIMPVYYDQEFTDLMQEKMTKAGVKLSLGAKVIEFKGENGKVTQVVTDKGNIDVDYVIFSVGVRPQSSILEGICDLDDRKAIVTNDFMQTTNPDIYAIGDCAQVYNKAMNKHVPIQLATTAVRTGVIAAFNVIKGNGLKSPGFTGANGISVFGLHMASVGISVEAAKRMGFDIDFIDFKDLDRPEFMSTANEVLFKVVWDKNTRKIIGAQVASEKNHTEVMYMLALGIQKDLTIDELPLVDIFFLPHFNKPFNFISLAGLEVLGLNYFKKEK, encoded by the coding sequence ATGAAAGTTATAGTACTAGGTACTAACCACGCTGGAACAACAGCTGTTAGAACTTTAAAAAGATTAGATCCAACTTGTGAAGTTACTACTTATGACAAAAATGATGCCATTTCATTTTTAGGATGTGGTATTGCTTTATGAGTAAAAGGTGAAGTTAAAGACCCAAATATGTTATTTTACGCAACTCCTGAAATTTTAAGATCAGAAGGAGTTAATGTGTTTATGAATCATGAAGTACTTTCAGTTGATGATAAAAACAAAACTGTTAGTGTTAAAGATTTAAAAACAGGTGAAATTAAAGTTGATAATTATGACAAATTAATTGTAGCTACAGGAACATGACCTTTAATTCCACCAATTCCAGGAATCGATTTAGAAGGTGTTCAAATTTGTAAAAACTACCACCACGCTAAAAAAATTCTAGAACACAACTTAGATAAAAGCTATAAAAAAATCGCTGTAGTTGGTGCAGGATACATTGGTGTTGAATTAGTTGAAGCATTTAACGAATATGGAAAAGATGTTACTCTAATTGATGTTGCTAACAGAATTATGCCAGTTTATTATGATCAAGAATTTACTGATCTAATGCAAGAAAAAATGACTAAAGCTGGAGTTAAATTATCTTTAGGTGCAAAAGTTATTGAATTTAAAGGTGAAAACGGAAAAGTAACTCAAGTTGTAACTGATAAAGGAAACATTGATGTTGATTATGTAATCTTTTCAGTTGGAGTAAGACCACAATCATCAATTTTAGAAGGAATTTGTGATTTAGATGATAGAAAAGCTATTGTAACAAATGACTTTATGCAAACTACAAACCCAGATATTTATGCAATTGGAGATTGCGCTCAAGTTTATAACAAAGCTATGAACAAACACGTTCCAATTCAATTAGCAACAACAGCTGTTAGAACCGGAGTTATTGCTGCATTTAATGTAATTAAAGGAAACGGATTAAAATCTCCAGGATTTACAGGAGCTAATGGTATTTCAGTATTTGGATTACATATGGCAAGTGTTGGAATCAGTGTTGAAGCTGCAAAAAGAATGGGATTTGACATTGACTTTATCGACTTTAAAGATTTAGACAGACCAGAATTTATGTCAACAGCTAATGAAGTTCTATTTAAAGTTGTATGAGATAAAAATACAAGAAAAATTATTGGAGCTCAAGTAGCTAGTGAAAAGAACCATACTGAAGTTATGTACATGTTAGCTTTAGGAATTCAAAAAGATCTAACTATTGATGAATTACCATTAGTTGATATTTTCTTCTTACCTCACTTTAATAAACCATTTAACTTTATTTCATTAGCAGGTTTAGAAGTTTTAGGACTAAACTACTTTAAAAAGGAAAAATAG
- the thrS gene encoding threonine--tRNA ligase, which translates to MKIKLLDGSIKEYNNPISVKDISLEIGLKNVIGAKINDQLFDINYLISNDCDLELITIKSKEYELMLNLTAAFITSYAINSFKPISQVENFYNADEMEFSTTFDLNPRLVLDDLKNIQANVNQFLTSNLEIKSHIFNLDQALEVLNNDYLKYLAKQMYEKYNYVKVYSINDFYMVINKALILNPNFIKVIEIEQLTGSYWLNDKNNIMLQRVHGLVGSSNSELKNKKAILEDRRSRDHRLINKTLNIFGFDQLVGAGLPLWLPNGFIVKNEIEKYLRQKEWEYDYIPVETPPIGTVELYKTSGHWDHYGEDMFQPFTGGKNSDEQFILRPMNCPHHIAVYKQEQRSYRDLPLRICEHAIQHRFESSGSLTGLERVRGMKLTDSHIFVRSDQIEDEFRSTYKLISEVLETFNIQIAYLSLSLRDPDDKVKFYKDDQMWDKAESSLEKVLIDLGLNYEKRIGDAAFYGPKLDIQIKTAQNHEITVSTIQLDFLMPNKFDLTYIDKDQKLVRPIMIHRGLIGTYERFIATLLEQTKGVLPLWLAPKQVQIIPISESNLEYANLIHQKLKKEFIRSHIDLRDERLSYKIRDGQTKKIPYQLVLGNKEVENQTITYRKYGSESQTTVWIDEFINMLNQQIKDKK; encoded by the coding sequence ATGAAAATTAAATTATTAGATGGTTCAATTAAAGAATATAATAATCCAATTTCAGTTAAAGATATTAGTTTAGAAATTGGTTTAAAAAATGTAATTGGAGCAAAAATCAACGATCAATTATTTGATATTAATTATTTAATTAGTAATGATTGTGATTTAGAACTAATTACAATAAAAAGTAAAGAATATGAACTAATGTTAAACTTAACTGCAGCTTTTATTACAAGTTATGCAATTAATAGTTTTAAACCAATTAGTCAAGTAGAAAACTTTTATAATGCTGATGAAATGGAGTTTTCTACAACTTTTGATCTAAACCCTAGATTAGTTTTAGATGATTTAAAAAATATTCAAGCTAATGTTAATCAGTTTTTAACTTCTAATTTAGAAATTAAATCTCATATTTTTAATTTAGATCAAGCTTTAGAAGTTTTAAATAATGATTATTTAAAATATTTAGCAAAACAGATGTATGAAAAATATAATTATGTAAAAGTTTATAGTATTAATGATTTTTATATGGTTATTAATAAAGCTTTAATTTTAAATCCTAACTTTATTAAAGTAATTGAAATTGAACAATTAACTGGTTCTTATTGATTAAATGATAAGAATAATATTATGTTACAAAGAGTTCACGGATTAGTTGGTAGTTCAAATAGTGAATTAAAAAATAAAAAAGCTATTTTAGAAGATAGAAGAAGTAGAGATCATCGTTTAATTAATAAAACATTAAATATTTTTGGATTTGATCAATTAGTTGGAGCAGGATTACCTTTATGATTACCAAACGGGTTTATTGTTAAAAATGAAATTGAAAAATATTTAAGACAAAAAGAATGAGAATATGATTATATTCCAGTAGAAACTCCACCAATTGGAACAGTTGAACTATATAAAACTAGTGGTCATTGAGATCATTATGGTGAAGATATGTTTCAACCTTTTACTGGTGGAAAAAATAGTGATGAACAATTTATTTTAAGACCTATGAATTGTCCACATCATATTGCAGTTTATAAACAAGAACAAAGAAGTTATCGTGATCTACCTTTAAGAATTTGTGAACATGCAATTCAACATAGATTTGAATCAAGTGGTTCTTTAACTGGACTAGAAAGAGTTAGAGGAATGAAACTAACTGATTCACATATTTTTGTAAGAAGTGATCAAATTGAAGATGAGTTTAGATCAACTTATAAATTAATTAGTGAAGTACTAGAAACTTTTAATATTCAAATTGCTTATCTAAGTTTAAGTTTAAGAGATCCAGATGATAAAGTTAAGTTTTATAAAGATGATCAAATGTGAGATAAAGCTGAATCTAGTTTAGAAAAAGTATTAATTGATTTAGGTTTAAATTATGAAAAACGTATAGGAGATGCTGCTTTTTATGGTCCTAAATTAGATATTCAAATTAAAACTGCTCAAAATCATGAAATTACAGTTTCAACTATTCAACTTGACTTTTTAATGCCAAATAAATTTGATTTAACTTATATTGATAAAGATCAAAAATTAGTTCGTCCAATTATGATTCACCGTGGTTTAATTGGAACTTATGAAAGATTTATAGCAACTTTATTAGAACAAACTAAAGGAGTTTTACCTTTATGATTAGCTCCAAAACAAGTACAAATTATTCCTATTAGTGAATCTAATTTAGAATATGCTAATTTAATTCATCAAAAACTTAAAAAAGAATTTATTAGATCACATATTGATTTAAGAGATGAAAGATTAAGTTATAAAATAAGAGATGGTCAAACTAAAAAGATTCCATACCAATTAGTATTAGGAAATAAAGAAGTTGAAAATCAAACTATTACTTATAGAAAATATGGTAGTGAATCACAAACAACTGTTTGAATTGATGAATTTATTAATATGTTAAATCAACAAATTAAAGATAAAAAATAA
- the pyk gene encoding pyruvate kinase, with protein MTRETLQKRMKRTKVITTIGPSTHSAEAIKELFNNGMTTIRLNFSHGSYEEHGYRIKAAKKISKALNKPISIILDTKGPEIRLGKFKDNKQEVVKGQTITIYTDNDSYLNKECVQGEMTVAYDMSVDLKPGDVILIDDGKLELTVDSVEPQIIKATAFNHHIVKTNKRVNLPGIDFSIPFLSEKDEQDILFGCEQGVDYIAASFVNTAENVRQIRAILNKANADNIQIISKIESQVGLDNIDEIIDESDGIMVARGDLGLEIPYYDVPYWEKIIIRKCREKGKIVIVATQMLETMTENPSPTRAEVTDVYFATELGADATMLSGESAAGDYPFLTVHTMSTINKRAEVEFYNKIYYQVQLDNARNSTSGPRAEIADLLATKTKDGEYNYAIVLSKTGELLKTISKFRPNVTILGVSQDKKLWTSFGVWHSIFMNKVDTLNNLDNNIEKLSEIAKSWGAKTGEKVLVVRSTEIKEIEVI; from the coding sequence ATGACTAGAGAAACATTACAAAAGAGAATGAAACGCACTAAAGTAATTACAACAATTGGTCCTTCAACTCACTCTGCAGAAGCTATTAAAGAATTATTTAATAATGGAATGACAACTATTCGTTTAAATTTCTCACACGGTAGTTATGAAGAACATGGTTATAGAATTAAAGCTGCTAAAAAAATCTCTAAAGCTTTAAACAAACCAATTTCTATAATCTTAGATACTAAAGGTCCTGAAATTAGATTAGGAAAATTTAAAGATAATAAACAAGAAGTAGTAAAAGGTCAAACTATTACTATTTATACTGATAATGATTCTTATTTAAATAAAGAATGTGTTCAAGGTGAAATGACTGTTGCATATGATATGTCAGTTGATTTAAAACCTGGAGATGTAATTTTAATTGATGATGGTAAATTAGAATTAACTGTTGATTCAGTTGAACCACAAATTATTAAAGCAACTGCATTTAATCACCACATTGTAAAAACAAATAAACGTGTTAATTTACCAGGAATTGATTTTTCTATTCCTTTTCTATCTGAAAAAGATGAACAAGACATTTTATTTGGATGTGAACAAGGTGTTGATTATATAGCAGCATCATTTGTAAATACTGCTGAAAATGTTCGTCAAATTAGAGCAATTCTAAATAAAGCTAATGCAGATAATATTCAAATTATTTCAAAAATTGAATCACAAGTTGGATTAGATAATATTGATGAAATTATTGATGAATCTGATGGAATAATGGTTGCACGTGGTGATTTAGGATTAGAAATTCCATATTATGATGTACCTTATTGAGAAAAAATTATCATCAGAAAATGTAGAGAAAAAGGAAAAATAGTAATTGTTGCTACTCAAATGTTAGAAACAATGACAGAAAATCCATCACCAACTAGAGCTGAAGTAACTGATGTTTATTTTGCAACTGAACTAGGAGCTGATGCTACAATGTTATCTGGTGAATCAGCAGCTGGAGATTATCCATTTTTAACAGTTCATACAATGTCAACAATTAATAAAAGAGCTGAAGTTGAATTCTACAACAAAATTTATTACCAAGTACAATTAGATAATGCAAGAAATTCAACATCAGGACCAAGAGCTGAAATTGCAGATTTATTAGCAACTAAAACAAAAGATGGTGAATATAACTATGCTATTGTTTTATCAAAAACAGGTGAGTTATTAAAAACTATTTCTAAATTTAGACCAAATGTAACAATTTTAGGTGTTAGTCAAGATAAAAAACTATGAACTTCATTTGGTGTGTGACATTCAATTTTTATGAATAAAGTTGATACTTTAAATAACTTAGATAATAATATTGAAAAACTATCAGAAATTGCTAAATCTTGAGGAGCAAAAACTGGTGAAAAAGTTTTAGTTGTAAGAAGCACTGAAATAAAAGAAATAGAAGTTATTTAA
- the pfkA gene encoding 6-phosphofructokinase gives MVKKIGILTSGGDAPGMNNAIAGVVKTAASKGIEVYGINDGYKGLVNGWFEKLNVEKTLDILSRGGTYLGSARLPEFKELEVRQKAVANLKKAGIEALVVIGGDGSYMGAQRLTEMGINCIGLPGTIDNDISSTDYTIGFHTALNTIVEAVDRIRDTMQSHNRADVVEIMGNGCGDLVTYTAVATGAEIFSPAEDLLTIEQMGQKAKQFRLLGKKSLIILVSEKSYGISAEEIAERIQKISGYETKATVLGHIQRGGRPTAMDRYIAFTAGMFAVEQLAEGKGGLFIGLENNKLVARDIDSTLNMKKEDKKPFIRHLREINGYFSK, from the coding sequence ATGGTAAAAAAAATTGGAATCCTAACTTCTGGTGGAGATGCTCCTGGAATGAATAATGCCATTGCTGGAGTAGTTAAAACAGCTGCTTCAAAAGGAATAGAAGTTTATGGAATTAATGATGGATATAAAGGATTAGTAAATGGTTGATTTGAAAAATTAAACGTTGAAAAGACTTTAGATATTCTTTCAAGAGGTGGAACTTATTTAGGTTCAGCAAGACTACCAGAATTTAAAGAATTAGAAGTAAGACAAAAAGCAGTAGCTAATTTAAAAAAAGCAGGTATTGAAGCTTTAGTTGTAATTGGTGGAGATGGTAGTTATATGGGTGCTCAAAGATTAACTGAAATGGGTATTAATTGTATTGGGTTACCTGGAACTATTGATAATGATATTTCTTCAACTGATTATACTATTGGTTTTCACACTGCATTAAATACAATTGTTGAAGCTGTTGATAGAATTAGAGATACAATGCAATCTCACAATAGAGCCGATGTTGTTGAAATTATGGGAAATGGTTGTGGTGATTTAGTAACTTATACAGCTGTTGCTACAGGAGCTGAAATCTTTTCACCAGCTGAAGATCTATTAACAATTGAACAAATGGGTCAAAAAGCAAAACAATTTAGATTATTAGGTAAAAAAAGTTTAATTATTTTAGTTTCTGAAAAATCATATGGAATTTCAGCTGAAGAAATTGCTGAAAGAATTCAAAAAATTAGTGGTTATGAAACTAAGGCAACTGTTTTAGGACATATTCAACGTGGTGGTAGACCTACTGCTATGGATAGATATATTGCATTTACTGCTGGTATGTTTGCTGTTGAACAACTAGCTGAAGGTAAAGGTGGGTTATTTATCGGATTAGAAAACAACAAATTAGTTGCTAGAGATATTGATTCAACTTTAAATATGAAAAAAGAAGACAAAAAACCTTTCATTAGACATTTAAGAGAAATTAATGGATATTTTAGTAAATAA
- the glpO gene encoding type 2 glycerol-3-phosphate oxidase codes for MRQTKVDICIIGGGIIGSSVARELAKFDKKIVVLEANPRLALETSSHNSGLVHGGFDPRPETLNAKLNVLGKKRYEDWIKEMDFPYLRINSTVVAFNEEEMKHVHMLYDRGLTNGLDPKELEIIDAKELQKREPNINKQAVGALVCNSSIAIDPIVLTSTLMRNAIKNGVELKVNSKVVDIKKVDGLFEIKTSKDEVIKAEVIVNAAGHYADIIAQMAGYPDFKLTTRRGEYRILDKSEAGIVNSVVFMVPTIHGKGVIVAPMLDGRVMVGPTALEGVPKEDTLLVTQEQYENIGKIGKHLIPNINMDKTCTVYAGSRPIDIETNDFVIKPAKADKKFINVAGMKSPAIASAPAIADMVCDLVKDAFDKLDKKANWQPKEEAILPWK; via the coding sequence ATGAGACAGACAAAAGTTGATATTTGCATCATTGGTGGTGGAATCATTGGTAGTTCTGTTGCAAGAGAATTAGCTAAATTTGACAAAAAAATTGTTGTTTTAGAAGCTAATCCAAGACTTGCACTAGAAACAAGTAGTCATAACTCAGGACTAGTTCATGGTGGGTTTGATCCAAGACCAGAAACACTAAATGCAAAATTAAATGTTTTAGGAAAAAAACGTTATGAAGATTGAATTAAAGAAATGGATTTTCCATATTTAAGAATTAATTCAACAGTTGTAGCATTTAATGAAGAAGAAATGAAACACGTTCATATGTTATATGATAGAGGTTTAACTAATGGATTAGATCCAAAAGAATTAGAAATCATTGATGCTAAAGAACTTCAAAAACGTGAACCAAATATTAATAAACAAGCAGTTGGTGCTTTAGTATGTAATTCATCAATTGCAATTGATCCTATTGTTTTAACTTCAACACTTATGAGAAATGCAATCAAAAATGGTGTTGAACTAAAAGTTAATTCAAAAGTAGTAGATATTAAAAAAGTTGATGGTCTATTTGAAATTAAAACTTCAAAAGATGAAGTAATTAAAGCAGAAGTGATCGTAAATGCTGCTGGACATTATGCTGATATTATTGCTCAAATGGCTGGATATCCAGACTTTAAATTAACTACAAGAAGAGGAGAATACCGTATTTTAGATAAATCTGAAGCAGGTATTGTAAATTCTGTAGTATTTATGGTTCCAACTATTCACGGAAAAGGAGTAATTGTTGCTCCAATGCTAGATGGAAGAGTAATGGTAGGTCCAACTGCTTTAGAAGGAGTTCCAAAAGAAGATACTTTACTTGTAACTCAAGAACAATATGAAAATATTGGAAAAATTGGTAAACATTTAATTCCAAATATTAATATGGATAAAACTTGTACGGTTTATGCTGGATCAAGACCTATTGATATTGAAACTAATGACTTTGTAATTAAACCAGCAAAAGCTGATAAGAAATTTATTAACGTTGCTGGAATGAAATCACCAGCTATTGCATCAGCTCCAGCTATTGCAGATATGGTTTGTGATTTAGTAAAAGATGCCTTTGATAAATTAGATAAAAAAGCTAACTGGCAACCAAAAGAAGAAGCTATTCTTCCATGAAAATAG
- the glpK gene encoding glycerol kinase GlpK: MTDNKKYILTLDEGTTSARALITDKQGNIIAVEQSEFTQYFPKEGWVEHDAIEIWNTQRSALVQVLNKSGISPDQIEAIGITNQRETAVIWNKETGLPIYNAIVWQDQRTADYCQSFDSKTLEMVKERSGLIINPYFSGTKVKWILDNVPNARQLASEGKLMFGTINTWLIYRLTGGEVFVTDHTNAQRTLLYNIHTNDWDDELLKLFDIPRNILPEIKSCSEVYGYTFKGLFSKGNEQRIKIASSIGDQQSALFGQLCLEKGQVKVTYGTGCFILTNTGEEIVKSNHGLLTTVAYSFKDKVYYALEGSVMIAGAAVQWLRDNLRIVYNAIETEWYAGQVKDDRRVYVVPSFTGLGSPYWDSFSRGAIFGLDRGTRREHIVRATLEAIAYQANDVVDAMGKDMKKPIEIFKVDGGAANNKFLMQFQSNISQSKVIKPTNVETTAMGAAFMAGLAVGYWKDVEELKNTYKVHFELTPELSKPEVDKLIKGWKVAVQRTLNWVEAID; this comes from the coding sequence ATGACAGATAACAAAAAATACATTCTAACTCTAGATGAAGGAACAACAAGTGCAAGAGCTTTAATTACTGATAAACAAGGAAATATTATTGCTGTTGAACAATCAGAATTTACTCAATACTTTCCAAAAGAAGGATGAGTAGAACATGATGCTATTGAAATTTGAAACACTCAACGTTCTGCATTAGTACAAGTTTTAAATAAATCTGGAATTAGTCCTGATCAAATTGAAGCAATTGGAATTACTAACCAACGTGAAACTGCTGTAATTTGAAATAAAGAAACTGGATTACCAATTTATAATGCAATAGTATGACAAGATCAAAGAACAGCTGATTATTGTCAATCATTTGATAGTAAAACATTAGAAATGGTAAAAGAAAGATCTGGATTAATCATTAACCCATACTTTTCAGGAACTAAAGTAAAATGAATTCTAGATAATGTTCCAAACGCAAGACAACTAGCTAGTGAAGGAAAATTAATGTTTGGAACAATTAATACTTGATTAATTTATCGTCTAACAGGTGGAGAAGTATTTGTAACAGATCATACAAACGCACAAAGAACTTTACTATACAATATTCACACTAATGATTGAGATGATGAATTATTAAAATTATTTGATATTCCAAGAAATATTCTTCCAGAAATTAAATCATGTAGTGAAGTATATGGATATACATTTAAAGGTCTATTTTCTAAAGGAAATGAACAAAGAATCAAAATTGCATCATCAATTGGTGATCAACAAAGTGCATTATTTGGTCAATTATGTTTAGAAAAAGGTCAAGTAAAAGTAACTTATGGAACTGGATGCTTTATTTTAACAAACACTGGTGAAGAAATTGTTAAATCAAATCATGGATTATTAACAACTGTTGCATATTCATTTAAAGATAAAGTGTATTATGCTTTAGAAGGTTCAGTAATGATTGCTGGAGCTGCTGTTCAATGATTAAGAGATAATCTAAGAATTGTTTATAATGCTATTGAAACAGAATGATATGCTGGTCAAGTTAAAGATGATAGAAGAGTTTATGTAGTTCCTTCATTTACTGGACTAGGTTCTCCATATTGAGATTCATTCTCACGTGGTGCTATTTTTGGACTAGATAGAGGAACTAGACGTGAACATATTGTAAGAGCAACTTTAGAAGCTATTGCATATCAGGCAAACGATGTTGTTGATGCAATGGGAAAAGATATGAAAAAACCTATTGAAATCTTTAAAGTTGATGGTGGAGCTGCAAATAATAAATTCTTAATGCAATTCCAATCAAACATTTCTCAATCTAAAGTTATTAAACCAACAAACGTAGAAACTACTGCTATGGGAGCTGCATTTATGGCAGGATTAGCTGTTGGATATTGAAAAGATGTTGAAGAATTAAAAAACACTTACAAAGTTCATTTTGAACTAACTCCAGAACTAAGTAAGCCAGAAGTTGACAAACTAATTAAGGGTTGAAAGGTTGCAGTTCAAAGAACATTAAATTGAGTAGAAGCAATTGATTAA
- a CDS encoding MIP/aquaporin family protein, translating to MLQQIILTELFGTALLVLLGNGIVANVVLKGTKGQNAGWISITAGWGFAVFIAAGISVGLGGVAHLNPAVTIMFAIQAADKTFGFGADALTKMSGVGLFFIVLIVQFIGAMLGSIFVDLLYWKHILSTKTDNDFQPRVLAIHSTGATNRAPILNFLMEFVGTVVLLVGIWGLTATKSSVFESVGPLAVGLLVFGIGLSLGGTTGYAINPARDLGPRLVHTFLPLKDKGSSEWSYSWIPGLGPVAAAVFIGLIAMAVKTA from the coding sequence ATGTTACAACAGATTATTTTAACAGAGTTATTTGGGACTGCATTATTAGTTCTTTTAGGTAACGGTATTGTAGCAAACGTTGTTTTAAAAGGAACTAAAGGACAAAATGCAGGTTGAATATCAATAACAGCTGGTTGAGGATTTGCAGTGTTTATCGCTGCTGGAATTTCAGTTGGATTAGGTGGTGTTGCTCATCTAAACCCAGCAGTAACAATTATGTTTGCAATACAAGCAGCAGATAAAACATTTGGATTTGGAGCCGATGCTTTAACAAAAATGTCAGGTGTTGGATTATTCTTTATTGTATTAATCGTACAATTTATTGGAGCAATGCTTGGTTCAATCTTTGTAGATTTACTTTACTGAAAACACATTTTATCAACAAAAACAGATAATGATTTTCAACCTAGAGTATTAGCTATTCACTCAACAGGAGCAACTAATAGAGCACCTATTTTAAACTTCTTAATGGAATTTGTAGGAACTGTAGTTTTATTAGTAGGTATTTGAGGATTAACTGCTACTAAATCTTCAGTATTTGAATCAGTTGGTCCATTAGCTGTTGGTTTATTAGTATTTGGAATTGGTCTATCATTAGGTGGAACAACTGGATATGCAATTAACCCTGCTCGTGATTTAGGTCCAAGATTGGTTCACACATTCTTACCATTAAAAGATAAAGGTTCATCAGAATGATCATATTCATGAATCCCAGGACTAGGACCAGTAGCTGCTGCAGTATTTATTGGATTAATTGCAATGGCTGTAAAAACTGCTTAG
- the hpt gene encoding hypoxanthine phosphoribosyltransferase, translating to MHKIHPLVKQVLFTREEIQKRTKQIAKEIESYYKDKQLKDNSLLVVGLLKGCVPFYTDFCMVCDLTMEMDFMVVSSYQGTTGTNSAPKITLDLNTDVKDRDVLIVEDIIDTGFTLKYVKDYLLNKGAKSVKILTMLDKPSGRKIDLAADWVCFTIEPCFVIGYGLDYQEKIRNLPYVAVCDTTKLDDWKW from the coding sequence ATGCATAAAATACACCCATTAGTAAAACAAGTTTTATTTACAAGAGAAGAAATTCAAAAAAGAACTAAACAAATTGCTAAAGAAATTGAAAGTTATTATAAAGATAAACAATTAAAAGATAACAGTTTATTAGTTGTTGGTTTATTAAAAGGTTGTGTACCTTTTTATACAGATTTTTGTATGGTTTGTGATTTAACAATGGAAATGGATTTTATGGTAGTTTCATCATATCAAGGTACAACTGGTACTAATTCAGCTCCAAAAATTACTTTAGATTTAAATACTGATGTTAAAGATCGTGATGTTTTAATTGTTGAAGATATTATTGATACTGGATTTACTTTAAAATATGTTAAAGATTATTTATTAAACAAAGGTGCTAAAAGCGTTAAAATTTTAACTATGCTAGATAAACCTAGTGGTAGAAAAATTGATTTAGCTGCTGATTGAGTATGTTTTACAATTGAACCTTGTTTTGTTATAGGTTATGGATTAGATTATCAAGAAAAAATTAGAAATCTACCTTATGTTGCAGTTTGTGATACAACTAAACTAGATGATTGAAAATGATAA